A genomic stretch from Diprion similis isolate iyDipSimi1 chromosome 1, iyDipSimi1.1, whole genome shotgun sequence includes:
- the LOC124403977 gene encoding uncharacterized protein LOC124403977 isoform X4, producing MKPSENIFLLAVLTVTYLCNTSFAIYDPRQTHAVKPAKRREFPSLWYSPSSTTLTPIEPQVFEGVKGTDLGPEKPVVLNNGAHTYSKYGTYNENIEQQSTKIFHNNYDRGQDVQRENSDFQHRYDQDQNIVYSDQNSYYGNGWFIDNADNHKSYEDFAIEIKKPYKDTKDFRVKPVTSIKVAKYDSETEAVCPTSYATGQFVYPPDCKFFVNCWNGRAFVQPCAPGTLFNPETLECDFPTKVQCYGSELVDLNNPYNIPPSATKQPSQISEPQREWTVPSLTNQHPSCPPSFTGLLPHPTDCAKFLQCANGVTFIMDCGPGTVFNPAISVCDWPYNVKGCEDALKLKTDPTSVPVWKGIDVRSDFSPQVLQKRIEPEVVTCPEGEEGLLRHPTDCKKFLQCSNGNTNIMDCGPGTVFNPLMSVCDFADNVEGCGEEDLRTTTEISQFGINSYVGNSGSQSETGFDHRTHWGAVPNVPNNQKFDIRKDYENNSNRGDQNSNPTGNWHPYYNDNKNEGNSNDKIDQGKERQTESSLSGNFNGNPNTYDNDPNLGQSNTHNFNGDQYGLDQNIYVDSNYKLPSEEGNPDESKKDGKEFVVTPATPESVISQQSWNQPETFVNQPGRFKPSSWTGQEKEGEHPSNPVVNHEWSQGPSSGKIDLADHRKKDLDLDSKLDQWAIRTNVFHHVPTQPGTKTVTRQRKTDEKNFHYRNSTDLTMNNQNWYPSGIYVNVNGIQGHYITKEIEINQGHSNAQKYGNNNGFSVVAEEERDYDTTEKNILHTEIEFDSDKDDDEKLYETKIEHTTHGSTNTLVETETSVENKKIDKDDRNITEGSKTSSIMKITNQEIDLDIFGVEFVNNKGEPPFPVYFVQGVQPINGWSEWINITPISGQVLRLRGGSVLEEGYLEVQGTEPGWGIVCDHRNAWNLKKANIVCRQLGYTRGAVMAWQGNNNQNKELPWVAADSVDCIGNETYFQSCKFTHNPYCDVARDAVGIRCLPNRAAYCRKDEIPHKGFCYHLANPDTALNHPEALDHCNSKGAKLVDVLDQSENNFISEWLVQRHPYVNSIMTSGFGFTTLNRTVWLWEDTNHAKFRFGNWWPGWMQDKRLPPSVGSRPACVVMKRIFPCHNRPDESCLSDYFFWDIEDCATSSKGHSHICKRVYNDIGCVYGKGQHYLGKANITESGAHCLPWNDEAIEQHLRFKVVSDEIREKLKEHDYCRNPNPSREVKPWCFTGLNGEYEHCDIPPCAKQGMRRTVTAGRCKPKHFECTPGECIPSLWICDGEEDCSNGADEQACSQHLEFYTKIEQHHLDDHDVEKWLNTPLKTCALRCKEADFTCRSFSHKADGNVCLLSDSNIGLTGDLQPSIDYDYYEMNERSINCSDMFVCGNGKCINQSLLCDGKNNCGDRTDESSCNLESYGYEIRLSGSNNTNQGRVEVKVWGKWGQVCDDGFGMIAANVACKELGFIYGAQEVRPAGFYGNADSQLFLMDQLKCRGNETSLRECDFDGWGVHNCLPEEAVGIVCKTAVNTCQDGFWKCDNSPECIPTPFICDEVVDCNDRSDEGPEHCEAPFELRLSGGSNLLEGRVEVRHHGIWGTVCDDDFSDKAATVICRSLGYEGQATAIKNGAFGPGDGPIWLDEVFCSGNETQLYRCDHENWGRHNCGHDEDVGVRCKVGELIRHETSLPYLPEVTANDILPTDCGKRNEDFDENDEYMARVIQGSVAQKGAYPWQASLRVRGHSRSNHWCGAVIISPLYVLTAAHCLEGYNKGMYFVRAGDYNTEVDDGTEVEANIENYYIHEDFRKGQRMNNDIALVMLKGQGIPLGRNIMPICLPPENVEYLPGLNCTISGWGSIESGKSVQSHFLRFGWVPILDQSVCQADYVYGEGAISDGMVCAGYLNEGVDSCDGDSGGPLACFHNNAFTLYGLTSWGKHCGEANKPGVYVRVAHYKKWIEEKIQTSSARM from the exons ATGAAACCATctgaaaacatatttttgcTCGCTGTACTGACCGTtacatatttatgtaataCATCGTTTGCC ATTTACGATCCAAGACAAACTCATGCTGTTAAACCTGCCAAAAGACGCGAGTTTCCGAGCCTGTGGTATTCACCAAGTAGCACGACTCTAACGCCGATTGAACCTCAAGTTTTCGAAGGAGTTAAAGGCACAGACTTGGGTCCTGAGAAACCAGTTGTTCTCAACAATGGCGCTCACACATATTCTAAGTATGGAACATATAATGAGAATATAGAACAGCAAagcacaaaaattttccataataACTATGACCGAGGGCAGGATGTTCAACGAGAAAATTCTGATTTTCAACATCGTTATGATCAGGATCAGAATATCGTATATTCTGATCAAAATAGTTATTACGGAAATGGATGGTTTATTGATAATGCTGACAATCACAAGTCCTATGAAGATTTTGCTATCGAGATTAAG AAACCTTATAAGGACACAAAGGACTTCAGAGTGAAACCAGTTACATCAATTAAAGTCGCCAAATATGATTCGGAAACTGAAGCTGTGTGTCCAACATCTTATGCAACAGGTCAATTCGTTTACCCACctgattgtaaattttttgtcaactgCTGGAATGGCCGTGCTTTTGTTCAACCCTGTGCACCTGGGACGCTTTTTAATCCTGAAACTCTTGAATGTGATTTTCCAACAAAAGTCCAGTGCTATGGCAGTGAATTAGTGGACTTAAACAATCCATATAACATACCACCATCGGCAACAAAACAGCCATCACAAATTTCAGAACCGCAACGAGAATGGACGGTACCATCACTAACTAATCAG CATCCATCATGCCCACCTTCGTTTACCGGTTTATTGCCACATCCAACTGATTGCGCTAAATTTTTGCAATGCGCCAATGGGGTGACATTTATCATGGATTGTGGTCCGGGAACAGTTTTCAATCCTGCAATAAGCGTATGTGACTGGCCTTACAACGTAAAAGGTTGTGAAG aTGCACTGAAACTTAAGACAGACCCGACGTCTGTTCCTGTTTGGAAGGGAATTGACGTGAGGAGTGATTTCAGTCCACAGGTTCTTCAGAAACGAATAGAACCTGAGGTAGTGACATGTCCTGAAGGTGAAGAAGGGTTGCTGCGACATCCCacagattgtaaaaaatttttgcagtgTAGTAATGGAAATACAAATATAATGGACTGTGGACCCGGAACTGTCTTCAATCCATTAATGAGTGTCTGTGATTTTGCTGACAACGTGGAAGGTTGTGGTGAAG aagATTTGAGAACTACAAcagaaatttcacaatttggCATAAACTCCTATGTGGGAAATTCGGGGAGCCAAAGTGAAACTGGCTTTGATCATAGGACGCACTGGGGTGCTGTACCGAATGTACCGAATAATCAAAAGTTTGACATTCGAAAGGATTATGAAAATAACTCTAATCGTGGAGATCAAAATAGTAACCCAACTGGAAACTGGCACCCAtattataacgataataagAATGAAGGAAATTCAAATGATAAGATTGATCAAGGCAAGGAACGGCAAACCGAAAGTTCACTAAGTGGTAACTTTAATGGAAATCCGAATACATATGATAATGACCCAAATCTCGGTCAAAGCAACACTCATAATTTTAATGGGGATCAATATGGGTTAGATCAAAATATTTACGTGGACAGTAATTATAAATTGCCCAGTGAAGAAGGAAATCCTGATGAGAGTAAAAAGGATGGGAAAGAATTTGTTGTAACTCCTGCTACACCTGAAAGCGTAATCAGTCAGCAGAGCTGGAATCAACCAGAGACATTTGTTAATCAACCTGGTCGGTTTAAACCAAGTTCATGGACAGGTCAAGAGAAAGAAGGCGAACACCCGTCAAATCCAGTTGTGAACCATGAGTGGTCACAAG GTCCTTCATCAGGAAAAATAGATCTGGCTGATCACAGGAAAAAGGACCTTGATCTTGATTCGAAACTAGATCAATGGGCAATCCGAACAAATGTTTTTCATCATGTTCCTACCCAGCCTGGAACTAAAACAGTAAcaagacaaagaaaaacagaTGAGAAGAATTTCCACTATCGAAACTCAACCGATCTGACAATGAATAATCAAAACTGGTATCCAAGTGGAATATATGTGAATGTAAATGGAATCCAGGGTCATTACATTAcgaaagaaatagaaattaatcAAGGACATTCCAATGCACAAAAATATGGCAATAATAATGGATTTTCAGTTGTAG CAGAAGAGGAAAGAGATTATGACacaactgaaaaaaatatactacaCACTGAAATTGAGTTTGATAGCGACaaggatgatgatgaaaaattgtatgaaacgaaaattgaacATACAACACATGGATCTACGAATACTTTGGTAGAGACCGAAACCAgtgtggaaaataaaaaaattgataaagatGATAGAAATATTACTGAGGGTTCAAAAACGTCATCAATCATGAAAATTACTAATCAAGAAATTGATCTAGATATTTTTGGTGTAGAATTCGTAAATAATAAAG GTGAACCTCCTTTCCCTGTTTACTTTGTACAAGGTGTTCAGCCCATAAACGGCTGGAGTGAATGGATTAATATTACACCGATTTCTGGCCAG GTATTGCGGTTGCGTGGCGGTTCCGTTTTGGAGGAAGGTTATTTAGAAGTACAAGGTACTGAGCCGGGCTGGGGAATCGTATGCGATCATAGAAATGCATGGAACCTCAAAAAAGCTAATATTGTTTGCAGGCAGTTGGGATACACCAG GGGAGCTGTAATGGCATGGCAAGGAAATAATAATCAGAATAAAGAGCTACCTTGGGTAGCAGCAGATAGTGTGGATTGCATTGGAAATGAAACATACTTTCAATCTTGCAA GTTCACCCACAATCCATATTGTGACGTAGCCCGCGATGCCGTTGGAATCCGTTGTTTACCAAACAGAGCAGCCTATTGCAGAAAAGATGAAATACCACACAAAGGTTTTTGTTATCATTTGGCAAATCCTGATACAGCGTTAAATCATCCTGAGGCTTTGGACCACTGTAATAGTAAAGGGGCAAAGTTAGTGGATGTTCTCGATCAAAGCGAGAACAATTTTATATCTGAGTGGCTCGTGCAGAGACATCCATACGTCAACTCAATCATGACATCAGGATTTGGTTTTACAACCTTAAACAGAACAGTTTGGCTCTGGGAAGACACGAATCATGCCAAGTTTAG GTTTGGAAATTGGTGGCCTGGCTGGATGCAGGACAAAAGACTACCTCCATCGGTTGGCTCACGTCCAGCGTGCGTTGTCATGAAGCGTATATTTCCCTGCCATAATCGTCCTGACGAAAGTTGCCTCAGTGATTATTTCTTCTGGGACATTGAAGACTGTGCTACATCATCCAAAGGACATTCACACATTTGCAAGAGGGTCTACAATGATATTG GTTGCGTTTATGGCAAGGGCCAACACTATTTGGGAAAAGCAAATATCACCGAATCAGGAGCACACTGTCTTCCATGGAATGACGAGGCGATCGAGCAACATCTCCGCTTTAAG GTGGTTTCTGatgaaattagagaaaaattgaaagaacatGACTACTGTAGGAATCCGAATCCAAGCAGGGAAGTGAAACCTTGGTGCTTTACTGGACTGAATGGCGAATATGAACACTGTGACATTCCACCCTGTGCCAAACAAG gTATGAGAAGGACTGTCACAGCAGGACGCTGCAAGCCAAAACATTTTGAATGCACACCTGGCGAATGCATTCCATCACTATGGATTTGTGATGGCGAAGAG GACTGCAGCAACGGAGCTGATGAACAGGCCTGTTCTCAGCACTtggaattttatacaaaaatagaaCAACATCATCTGGATGACCACGATGTAGAGAAATGGTTAAACACTCCACTGAAAACATGTGCTCTCAGGTGTAAGGAAGCTGATTTCACGTGTCGATCATTCAGTCATAA AGCTGATGGGAATGTCTGTTTACTCAGTGACAGTAACATCGGGCTTACTGGAGACCTTCAACCTTCCATAGACTATGATTATTatgaaatgaatgaaagaagTATCAACTGTAGTGATATGTTCGTTTGCGGAAatggaaaatgtataaatcagTCGCTACTAtgtgatggaaaaaataactGCGGAGATCGTACTGATGAAAGCAGTTGTAATTTGGAAAGTTATGGATATGAAATTAGATTGAGTGGATCCAACAATACTAATCAGGGTAGAGTGGAAGTGAAAG TATGGGGAAAATGGGGTCAAGTATGTGACGATGGTTTTGGAATGATTGCTGCTAATGTTGCGTGCAAGGAGCTGGGTTTCATCTACGGTGCTCAAGAAGTCAGGCCTGCAGGTTTCTATGGCAATGCAGATTCACAGTTATTTTTGATGGATCAATTAAAGTGTAGGGGAAATGAGACCTCGCTAAGGGAATGTGATTTTGATGG ATGGGGTGTTCACAATTGCCTCCCTGAAGAGGCTGTCGGTATAGTTTGTAAAACCGCAGTGAACACATGTCAAGATGGGTTCTGGAAATGTGACAACAGTCCCGAGTGTATTCCAACACCATTCATATGTGATGAAGTTGTAGATTGTAATGATCGTTCTGATGAAGGTCCAGAGCATTGTGAG GCACCTTTTGAGCTAAGGTTGTCTGGGGGTAGTAATCTTCTTGAAGGAAGAGTTGAAGTGCGTCACCATGGTATTTGGGGCACGGTTTGTGATGACGATTTTTCAGATAAAGCTGCCACAGTGATTTGTAGATCATTGGGTTACGAAGGGCAAGCAACTGCAATAAAGAATGGAGCTTTTGGACCTGGAGATGGGCCAATTTGGTTAGATGAG gtATTCTGCTCTGGTAATGAGACACAATTATACAGGTGTGATCATGAAAATTGGGGCCGCCACAATTGTGGCCATGACGAAGACGTCGGCGTGCGGTGTAAGGTTGGAGAATTAATAAGACACGAG ACATCACTTCCATACTTACCTGAGGTCACAGCCAATGATATATTGCCTACAGATTGTGGTAAACGCAATgaagattttgatgaaaatgacGAGTACATGGCCAGAGTTATTCAAGGGTCTGTTGCTCAAAAAGGGGCATATCCATGGCAG GCAAGTCTCAGAGTTAGGGGGCACAGTAGATCGAATCATTGGTGTGGTGCAGTGATAATATCTCCATTGTATGTTTTAACGGCAGCTCACTGCTTGGAAGGCTATAATAAGGGAATGTATTTTGTACGAGCTGGAGATTATAATACAGAG GTCGATGACGGTACCGAAGTAGaagcaaatattgaaaattactaTATACACGAAGATTTTCGCAAGGGACAACGAATGAACAATGACATTGCCTTGGTGATGCTAAAAGGGCAAGGGATTCCTTTAGGTAGAAATATAATGCCCATTTGCTTACCACCTGAAAATGTTGAATACTTACCAGGATTAAATTGCACAATTAGTGGTTGGGGTAGTATTGAATCTGGAAAATCTG TTCAATCACACTTCTTGCGCTTTGGTTGGGTTCCAATACTCGATCAGTCTGTCTGTCAGGCAGATTATGTTTATGGAGAAGGTGCAATTAGTGATGGAATGGTGTGCGCCGGTTATTTGAATGAAGGTGTCGACAGCTGCGACGGAGATTCTGGGGGGCCTCTTGCCTGCTTTCATAACa ATGCATTCACTTTATACGGTTTAACAAGTTGGGGAAAACACTGTGGAGAAGCTAATAAACCAGGAGTATATGTTCGCGTAGCTCATTACAAAAAATGGATTGAGGAAAAAATACAGACATCTTCAGCCAGAATGTAG
- the LOC124403977 gene encoding uncharacterized protein LOC124403977 isoform X6, producing MKPSENIFLLAVLTVTYLCNTSFAIYDPRQTHAVKPAKRREFPSLWYSPSSTTLTPIEPQVFEGVKGTDLGPEKPVVLNNGAHTYSKYGTYNENIEQQSTKIFHNNYDRGQDVQRENSDFQHRYDQDQNIVYSDQNSYYGNGWFIDNADNHKSYEDFAIEIKKPYKDTKDFRVKPVTSIKVAKYDSETEAVCPTSYATGQFVYPPDCKFFVNCWNGRAFVQPCAPGTLFNPETLECDFPTKVQCYGSELVDLNNPYNIPPSATKQPSQISEPQREWTVPSLTNQHPSCPPSFTGLLPHPTDCAKFLQCANGVTFIMDCGPGTVFNPAISVCDWPYNVKGCEDALKLKTDPTSVPVWKGIDVRSDFSPQVLQKRIEPEVVTCPEGEEGLLRHPTDCKKFLQCSNGNTNIMDCGPGTVFNPLMSVCDFADNVEGCGEEDLRTTTEISQFGINSYVGNSGSQSETGFDHRTHWGAVPNVPNNQKFDIRKDYENNSNRGDQNSNPTGNWHPYYNDNKNEGNSNDKIDQGKERQTESSLSGNFNGNPNTYDNDPNLGQSNTHNFNGDQYGLDQNIYVDSNYKLPSEEGNPDESKKDGKEFVVTPATPESVISQQSWNQPETFVNQPGRFKPSSWTGQEKEGEHPSNPVVNHEWSQGEPPFPVYFVQGVQPINGWSEWINITPISGQVLRLRGGSVLEEGYLEVQGTEPGWGIVCDHRNAWNLKKANIVCRQLGYTRGAVMAWQGNNNQNKELPWVAADSVDCIGNETYFQSCKFTHNPYCDVARDAVGIRCLPNRAAYCRKDEIPHKGFCYHLANPDTALNHPEALDHCNSKGAKLVDVLDQSENNFISEWLVQRHPYVNSIMTSGFGFTTLNRTVWLWEDTNHAKFRFGNWWPGWMQDKRLPPSVGSRPACVVMKRIFPCHNRPDESCLSDYFFWDIEDCATSSKGHSHICKRVYNDIGCVYGKGQHYLGKANITESGAHCLPWNDEAIEQHLRFKVVSDEIREKLKEHDYCRNPNPSREVKPWCFTGLNGEYEHCDIPPCAKQGMRRTVTAGRCKPKHFECTPGECIPSLWICDGEEDCSNGADEQACSQHLEFYTKIEQHHLDDHDVEKWLNTPLKTCALRCKEADFTCRSFSHKADGNVCLLSDSNIGLTGDLQPSIDYDYYEMNERSINCSDMFVCGNGKCINQSLLCDGKNNCGDRTDESSCNLESYGYEIRLSGSNNTNQGRVEVKVWGKWGQVCDDGFGMIAANVACKELGFIYGAQEVRPAGFYGNADSQLFLMDQLKCRGNETSLRECDFDGWGVHNCLPEEAVGIVCKTAVNTCQDGFWKCDNSPECIPTPFICDEVVDCNDRSDEGPEHCEAPFELRLSGGSNLLEGRVEVRHHGIWGTVCDDDFSDKAATVICRSLGYEGQATAIKNGAFGPGDGPIWLDEVFCSGNETQLYRCDHENWGRHNCGHDEDVGVRCKVGELIRHETSLPYLPEVTANDILPTDCGKRNEDFDENDEYMARVIQGSVAQKGAYPWQASLRVRGHSRSNHWCGAVIISPLYVLTAAHCLEGYNKGMYFVRAGDYNTEVDDGTEVEANIENYYIHEDFRKGQRMNNDIALVMLKGQGIPLGRNIMPICLPPENVEYLPGLNCTISGWGSIESGKSVQSHFLRFGWVPILDQSVCQADYVYGEGAISDGMVCAGYLNEGVDSCDGDSGGPLACFHNNAFTLYGLTSWGKHCGEANKPGVYVRVAHYKKWIEEKIQTSSARM from the exons ATGAAACCATctgaaaacatatttttgcTCGCTGTACTGACCGTtacatatttatgtaataCATCGTTTGCC ATTTACGATCCAAGACAAACTCATGCTGTTAAACCTGCCAAAAGACGCGAGTTTCCGAGCCTGTGGTATTCACCAAGTAGCACGACTCTAACGCCGATTGAACCTCAAGTTTTCGAAGGAGTTAAAGGCACAGACTTGGGTCCTGAGAAACCAGTTGTTCTCAACAATGGCGCTCACACATATTCTAAGTATGGAACATATAATGAGAATATAGAACAGCAAagcacaaaaattttccataataACTATGACCGAGGGCAGGATGTTCAACGAGAAAATTCTGATTTTCAACATCGTTATGATCAGGATCAGAATATCGTATATTCTGATCAAAATAGTTATTACGGAAATGGATGGTTTATTGATAATGCTGACAATCACAAGTCCTATGAAGATTTTGCTATCGAGATTAAG AAACCTTATAAGGACACAAAGGACTTCAGAGTGAAACCAGTTACATCAATTAAAGTCGCCAAATATGATTCGGAAACTGAAGCTGTGTGTCCAACATCTTATGCAACAGGTCAATTCGTTTACCCACctgattgtaaattttttgtcaactgCTGGAATGGCCGTGCTTTTGTTCAACCCTGTGCACCTGGGACGCTTTTTAATCCTGAAACTCTTGAATGTGATTTTCCAACAAAAGTCCAGTGCTATGGCAGTGAATTAGTGGACTTAAACAATCCATATAACATACCACCATCGGCAACAAAACAGCCATCACAAATTTCAGAACCGCAACGAGAATGGACGGTACCATCACTAACTAATCAG CATCCATCATGCCCACCTTCGTTTACCGGTTTATTGCCACATCCAACTGATTGCGCTAAATTTTTGCAATGCGCCAATGGGGTGACATTTATCATGGATTGTGGTCCGGGAACAGTTTTCAATCCTGCAATAAGCGTATGTGACTGGCCTTACAACGTAAAAGGTTGTGAAG aTGCACTGAAACTTAAGACAGACCCGACGTCTGTTCCTGTTTGGAAGGGAATTGACGTGAGGAGTGATTTCAGTCCACAGGTTCTTCAGAAACGAATAGAACCTGAGGTAGTGACATGTCCTGAAGGTGAAGAAGGGTTGCTGCGACATCCCacagattgtaaaaaatttttgcagtgTAGTAATGGAAATACAAATATAATGGACTGTGGACCCGGAACTGTCTTCAATCCATTAATGAGTGTCTGTGATTTTGCTGACAACGTGGAAGGTTGTGGTGAAG aagATTTGAGAACTACAAcagaaatttcacaatttggCATAAACTCCTATGTGGGAAATTCGGGGAGCCAAAGTGAAACTGGCTTTGATCATAGGACGCACTGGGGTGCTGTACCGAATGTACCGAATAATCAAAAGTTTGACATTCGAAAGGATTATGAAAATAACTCTAATCGTGGAGATCAAAATAGTAACCCAACTGGAAACTGGCACCCAtattataacgataataagAATGAAGGAAATTCAAATGATAAGATTGATCAAGGCAAGGAACGGCAAACCGAAAGTTCACTAAGTGGTAACTTTAATGGAAATCCGAATACATATGATAATGACCCAAATCTCGGTCAAAGCAACACTCATAATTTTAATGGGGATCAATATGGGTTAGATCAAAATATTTACGTGGACAGTAATTATAAATTGCCCAGTGAAGAAGGAAATCCTGATGAGAGTAAAAAGGATGGGAAAGAATTTGTTGTAACTCCTGCTACACCTGAAAGCGTAATCAGTCAGCAGAGCTGGAATCAACCAGAGACATTTGTTAATCAACCTGGTCGGTTTAAACCAAGTTCATGGACAGGTCAAGAGAAAGAAGGCGAACACCCGTCAAATCCAGTTGTGAACCATGAGTGGTCACAAG GTGAACCTCCTTTCCCTGTTTACTTTGTACAAGGTGTTCAGCCCATAAACGGCTGGAGTGAATGGATTAATATTACACCGATTTCTGGCCAG GTATTGCGGTTGCGTGGCGGTTCCGTTTTGGAGGAAGGTTATTTAGAAGTACAAGGTACTGAGCCGGGCTGGGGAATCGTATGCGATCATAGAAATGCATGGAACCTCAAAAAAGCTAATATTGTTTGCAGGCAGTTGGGATACACCAG GGGAGCTGTAATGGCATGGCAAGGAAATAATAATCAGAATAAAGAGCTACCTTGGGTAGCAGCAGATAGTGTGGATTGCATTGGAAATGAAACATACTTTCAATCTTGCAA GTTCACCCACAATCCATATTGTGACGTAGCCCGCGATGCCGTTGGAATCCGTTGTTTACCAAACAGAGCAGCCTATTGCAGAAAAGATGAAATACCACACAAAGGTTTTTGTTATCATTTGGCAAATCCTGATACAGCGTTAAATCATCCTGAGGCTTTGGACCACTGTAATAGTAAAGGGGCAAAGTTAGTGGATGTTCTCGATCAAAGCGAGAACAATTTTATATCTGAGTGGCTCGTGCAGAGACATCCATACGTCAACTCAATCATGACATCAGGATTTGGTTTTACAACCTTAAACAGAACAGTTTGGCTCTGGGAAGACACGAATCATGCCAAGTTTAG GTTTGGAAATTGGTGGCCTGGCTGGATGCAGGACAAAAGACTACCTCCATCGGTTGGCTCACGTCCAGCGTGCGTTGTCATGAAGCGTATATTTCCCTGCCATAATCGTCCTGACGAAAGTTGCCTCAGTGATTATTTCTTCTGGGACATTGAAGACTGTGCTACATCATCCAAAGGACATTCACACATTTGCAAGAGGGTCTACAATGATATTG GTTGCGTTTATGGCAAGGGCCAACACTATTTGGGAAAAGCAAATATCACCGAATCAGGAGCACACTGTCTTCCATGGAATGACGAGGCGATCGAGCAACATCTCCGCTTTAAG GTGGTTTCTGatgaaattagagaaaaattgaaagaacatGACTACTGTAGGAATCCGAATCCAAGCAGGGAAGTGAAACCTTGGTGCTTTACTGGACTGAATGGCGAATATGAACACTGTGACATTCCACCCTGTGCCAAACAAG gTATGAGAAGGACTGTCACAGCAGGACGCTGCAAGCCAAAACATTTTGAATGCACACCTGGCGAATGCATTCCATCACTATGGATTTGTGATGGCGAAGAG GACTGCAGCAACGGAGCTGATGAACAGGCCTGTTCTCAGCACTtggaattttatacaaaaatagaaCAACATCATCTGGATGACCACGATGTAGAGAAATGGTTAAACACTCCACTGAAAACATGTGCTCTCAGGTGTAAGGAAGCTGATTTCACGTGTCGATCATTCAGTCATAA AGCTGATGGGAATGTCTGTTTACTCAGTGACAGTAACATCGGGCTTACTGGAGACCTTCAACCTTCCATAGACTATGATTATTatgaaatgaatgaaagaagTATCAACTGTAGTGATATGTTCGTTTGCGGAAatggaaaatgtataaatcagTCGCTACTAtgtgatggaaaaaataactGCGGAGATCGTACTGATGAAAGCAGTTGTAATTTGGAAAGTTATGGATATGAAATTAGATTGAGTGGATCCAACAATACTAATCAGGGTAGAGTGGAAGTGAAAG TATGGGGAAAATGGGGTCAAGTATGTGACGATGGTTTTGGAATGATTGCTGCTAATGTTGCGTGCAAGGAGCTGGGTTTCATCTACGGTGCTCAAGAAGTCAGGCCTGCAGGTTTCTATGGCAATGCAGATTCACAGTTATTTTTGATGGATCAATTAAAGTGTAGGGGAAATGAGACCTCGCTAAGGGAATGTGATTTTGATGG ATGGGGTGTTCACAATTGCCTCCCTGAAGAGGCTGTCGGTATAGTTTGTAAAACCGCAGTGAACACATGTCAAGATGGGTTCTGGAAATGTGACAACAGTCCCGAGTGTATTCCAACACCATTCATATGTGATGAAGTTGTAGATTGTAATGATCGTTCTGATGAAGGTCCAGAGCATTGTGAG GCACCTTTTGAGCTAAGGTTGTCTGGGGGTAGTAATCTTCTTGAAGGAAGAGTTGAAGTGCGTCACCATGGTATTTGGGGCACGGTTTGTGATGACGATTTTTCAGATAAAGCTGCCACAGTGATTTGTAGATCATTGGGTTACGAAGGGCAAGCAACTGCAATAAAGAATGGAGCTTTTGGACCTGGAGATGGGCCAATTTGGTTAGATGAG gtATTCTGCTCTGGTAATGAGACACAATTATACAGGTGTGATCATGAAAATTGGGGCCGCCACAATTGTGGCCATGACGAAGACGTCGGCGTGCGGTGTAAGGTTGGAGAATTAATAAGACACGAG ACATCACTTCCATACTTACCTGAGGTCACAGCCAATGATATATTGCCTACAGATTGTGGTAAACGCAATgaagattttgatgaaaatgacGAGTACATGGCCAGAGTTATTCAAGGGTCTGTTGCTCAAAAAGGGGCATATCCATGGCAG GCAAGTCTCAGAGTTAGGGGGCACAGTAGATCGAATCATTGGTGTGGTGCAGTGATAATATCTCCATTGTATGTTTTAACGGCAGCTCACTGCTTGGAAGGCTATAATAAGGGAATGTATTTTGTACGAGCTGGAGATTATAATACAGAG GTCGATGACGGTACCGAAGTAGaagcaaatattgaaaattactaTATACACGAAGATTTTCGCAAGGGACAACGAATGAACAATGACATTGCCTTGGTGATGCTAAAAGGGCAAGGGATTCCTTTAGGTAGAAATATAATGCCCATTTGCTTACCACCTGAAAATGTTGAATACTTACCAGGATTAAATTGCACAATTAGTGGTTGGGGTAGTATTGAATCTGGAAAATCTG TTCAATCACACTTCTTGCGCTTTGGTTGGGTTCCAATACTCGATCAGTCTGTCTGTCAGGCAGATTATGTTTATGGAGAAGGTGCAATTAGTGATGGAATGGTGTGCGCCGGTTATTTGAATGAAGGTGTCGACAGCTGCGACGGAGATTCTGGGGGGCCTCTTGCCTGCTTTCATAACa ATGCATTCACTTTATACGGTTTAACAAGTTGGGGAAAACACTGTGGAGAAGCTAATAAACCAGGAGTATATGTTCGCGTAGCTCATTACAAAAAATGGATTGAGGAAAAAATACAGACATCTTCAGCCAGAATGTAG